Proteins from one Phalacrocorax carbo chromosome 19, bPhaCar2.1, whole genome shotgun sequence genomic window:
- the CTXN1 gene encoding cortexin-1 produces MNDASTMDYELLSPSFVEHPASTAGMDAEQKTVFAFIIFLLVFLVMLMVRCFRILLDPYSRMPASSWTDHKEGLERGQFDYALV; encoded by the coding sequence ATGAATGATGCATCGACAATGGATTATGAACTGCTCTCCCCCTCCTTTGTTGAGCACCCAGCCAGCACTGCGGGTATGGATGCTGAGCAGAAAACCGTCTTTGCCTTTATCATCTTCCTCCTGGTCTTCTTGGTGATGCTGATGGTGCGCTGCTTTCGCATCCTGCTGGACCCCTACAGCCGCATGCCCGCCTCCTCCTGGACTGACCACAAGGAGGGGTTGGAGAGGGGCCAGTTTGACTACGCCTTGGTGTag